Below is a genomic region from Syngnathus typhle isolate RoL2023-S1 ecotype Sweden linkage group LG3, RoL_Styp_1.0, whole genome shotgun sequence.
AGAAACAAGTTCATTCCCCTCTGCCTGAAATACCAGAGATGACCAGTGCGGTCTCCATtgtggaaaacgcaaatttacaGATAGACACATCTCCCGGCACAGAAGACAATATGGTATGTCAAGATTGTTCTGCTCACTTATCCGAAAATCAATTACAGCCACCTCCAATCACTCTCATGCCTCTCCCAATGGTTCCAATATTTGACAAACCCTCTCGAGATCTTCATGGTTGTCAACCTGAAGCGGAATATGCCAACCCAGCTGACTGCATCAAAAATTTACCAAAACCTAGAGCTACCATGTCTCATGTGTATGTGGACCCCGCAAGTGTTCTTCCCCTTCATCCTCCAACTTCAAAAGAAACTATAAATCTAGGCTCCAAGTCATTCATACCACACCCTTGCTCCATCACCAGTCACCCAGATTCTGTTTATTCAGAAGTGTATGATAAAGTCAATGTGGGCAAGAATGAACAAAATGCCAGTTCAAGTGAGCAACATTTCAAGCATTTGACAGAGGATGAACCAATTTATGCTGTGCCCGTGAGCAAGGAAGATGAAGTGTCTGATAAAGATGAAACCAAACCAGACCCTTTTGCCCATCTCTATGCTCAAGTGAACAAAACATCTCCATCATCGAGTCCCTCTTCAACACCACCTCCCCCCTCTTCATCATCTTTAGTTAGCAGCATCGCTGCTGCCAAAATCTCGGACAACCCTCTTGATGATGTAATCTATGAAAACCTGGGCATCATTTAGTAACTCAGTTGTTTGTTGCTGATTGTAAATTCTCAAAGCTGAACAACCTAGTTGTCCAAACTGTCAACTGTACGTTAAGaaatgtaccgtattggcccgaatataagatgaccCCTATTATAAGACGacaccctctttttcaagactcaagtttgaaaaaagacttttcgaACACCGAATCTAATTTTtggacagaaaataattacatctgaaacaaatgattataacaatatattcgagagaaaaagcatgttattttgcctcattcaaatcatgcaaaaacggtctatcacatcttaatatctgaacatttaaatatgtaaactaaagtgcaatcacatttgtaaattaatGGCTTGTGGTTttcgaaatgtaaataaaccaatctactgtgataaaacaacaaaattgcaataactgcattaaccatcaaagggaagtctaactgtagtatcgaaacaaatctgaataaggaaaaac
It encodes:
- the LOC133151467 gene encoding docking protein 1-like isoform X3, with the protein product MDSPTKTGQVYLQPRKAGKKWKPVLLSLVPPSNNGVGRLEIQFIAGGGGAREHIGALKRHHQLQESKENMSAFCVESQDRTLVFATQKDDCVDWVEKLCQGTFQRSTGSDTNELRMEENQIYAMTNDEFSVVVQRTDAAIRCGLQGSYWLQVGQKTLLLKDTQKVNIVRQWPYELLRRYGKDKLALTIEAGRRCDSGPGTFTFETQHSEKIFNLIQSTIKQKTLAVTSSNLHQEEDKGLVAKKQVHSPLPEIPEMTSAVSIVENANLQIDTSPGTEDNMVCQDCSAHLSENQLQPPPITLMPLPMVPIFDKPSRDLHGCQPEAEYANPADCIKNLPKPRATMSHVYVDPASVLPLHPPTSKETINLGSKSFIPHPCSITSHPDSVYSEVYDKVNVGKNEQNASSSEQHFKHLTEDEPIYAVPVSKEDEVSDKDETKPDPFAHLYAQVNKTSPSSSPSSTPPPPSSSSLVSSIAAAKISDNPLDDVIYENLGII